A genome region from Akkermansiaceae bacterium includes the following:
- a CDS encoding transcriptional regulator, producing MKSTTPMKLVTVVTEGLLKEKVIAILRRHSCTGFTVTRTDGEGSRGVRASDWEGPNLKIESIVSVETGEAIVEELSEKYFENYSLIAWITDVRVLRGEKFATKPKEG from the coding sequence ATGAAATCGACCACACCGATGAAACTCGTCACCGTCGTCACCGAGGGTCTGCTCAAGGAAAAGGTCATCGCCATACTCCGGCGCCACTCCTGCACAGGCTTCACCGTAACCCGCACCGACGGCGAAGGCTCTCGCGGAGTCCGCGCCAGCGACTGGGAGGGGCCGAACCTCAAAATCGAATCCATCGTCTCGGTGGAAACCGGCGAGGCCATCGTCGAGGAGCTTTCCGAGAAATATTTCGAGAACTACTCGCTGATCGCATGGATCACCGATGTCCGGGTGCTGCGCGGCGAGAAATTCGCAACGAAGCCGAAGGAGGGGTGA
- a CDS encoding sodium-dependent bicarbonate transport family permease, with protein sequence MDLLIQNLVSPVVLAFLLGIIARAVRSDLEIPSAIYQGLSIYLLFAIGLKGGVSLSETPPLDLVGPVLLTLALGTLTPLVAFLFLTRLGRLNRIDAAASAAHYGSVSAVTFVAALEAVKLAGIPANGYLPALVAVLEVPGIIVGLLLARQTKAGGIKSALHEIITGKSIFLMIGGLVIGAACGADKIEGVKPFFIDPFKGVLCLFLLELGIVAAGRIKDLKSAGWRLILVGCLLPLLHGVIATISAGWVGMTPGGCAVFGAMVGSASYIAAPAAVRIALPQASPGIYLTLALGVTFPFNLSIGIPIFLKTAQYFAGP encoded by the coding sequence ATCTGGAAATCCCCAGCGCGATCTACCAAGGCCTCTCCATCTACCTCCTTTTCGCAATCGGGCTGAAAGGCGGCGTATCCCTTTCCGAGACACCGCCCTTGGATCTGGTGGGACCAGTGCTGCTGACCCTCGCCCTCGGCACCCTCACGCCGCTCGTCGCCTTCCTTTTCCTGACGAGACTTGGCCGCCTCAACCGCATCGATGCCGCCGCAAGCGCCGCCCATTACGGCTCCGTCTCCGCCGTCACCTTCGTTGCCGCCCTTGAGGCGGTGAAGCTCGCAGGCATCCCTGCGAACGGATACCTGCCCGCCCTCGTCGCGGTGCTTGAGGTGCCAGGCATCATCGTCGGCCTGCTGCTCGCCCGCCAGACCAAGGCGGGCGGGATCAAATCCGCCCTCCACGAGATCATCACCGGCAAGAGCATCTTCCTGATGATAGGCGGCCTCGTCATCGGCGCGGCCTGTGGCGCGGACAAGATCGAGGGCGTTAAGCCGTTCTTCATCGACCCCTTCAAGGGCGTCCTCTGCCTGTTCCTGCTGGAGCTGGGAATCGTCGCCGCGGGCCGCATCAAGGACCTGAAAAGCGCGGGATGGCGCCTCATCCTCGTCGGCTGCTTGCTGCCGCTGCTCCACGGGGTCATCGCCACGATCTCCGCGGGCTGGGTCGGCATGACGCCTGGCGGATGTGCGGTCTTCGGAGCCATGGTCGGCAGCGCCTCCTACATCGCCGCGCCCGCCGCCGTCCGCATCGCACTTCCGCAGGCTAGCCCCGGCATCTACCTTACGCTCGCCCTCGGCGTCACATTCCCCTTCAATCTCTCCATCGGCATCCCCATTTTCCTCAAGACCGCACAATACTTCGCAGGCCCATGA
- a CDS encoding bile acid:sodium symporter family protein → MASRAVNLFWLWTLVGVAWAWFAPGHFTWFLGDIPGTGISLISAGLGVIMLGMGMTLSFADFRECLKTPRWIALGVAAQFVIMPLAGWTVASLSGLPGPVQLGIILVSCCPGGTASNVVTYLARGNLALSVLMTMCSTFLAVGLTPFLTKAYASAILRIEAGPMIVSMVAIVLLPILVGLLLNRYLGKWLAPVKNVSPVVSVLVIVLIVSAVVGKTKPSIIEHWNVLLPAVFALHAFGFGLGYLWARLFGFPEKECRTVCIEVGMQNSGLGSSLANTHFTMLAAAPCAISAFFHCIIGSILASWWGRRQAPPDP, encoded by the coding sequence ATGGCATCCCGCGCGGTGAACCTTTTCTGGCTCTGGACACTCGTAGGCGTGGCATGGGCGTGGTTCGCACCCGGCCACTTCACCTGGTTCCTCGGCGATATCCCGGGAACGGGAATCTCCCTCATTTCCGCAGGGCTCGGCGTCATCATGCTCGGGATGGGCATGACGCTATCCTTCGCAGACTTCCGCGAGTGCCTGAAAACGCCACGCTGGATCGCCCTGGGGGTCGCCGCGCAATTCGTGATCATGCCCCTCGCCGGCTGGACGGTCGCCTCGCTCTCCGGCCTGCCGGGACCAGTTCAACTCGGCATCATCCTGGTGAGCTGCTGCCCCGGTGGCACCGCCTCCAACGTCGTCACCTACCTCGCCCGTGGCAACCTCGCACTGAGCGTGCTGATGACCATGTGCTCCACCTTCCTCGCCGTCGGCCTCACCCCGTTCCTTACAAAAGCCTACGCCTCCGCCATCCTCCGCATCGAGGCCGGGCCGATGATCGTATCCATGGTTGCCATCGTCCTGCTGCCCATCCTTGTCGGCCTGCTGCTCAACAGGTATCTCGGCAAATGGCTCGCGCCCGTGAAAAACGTTTCACCCGTCGTCTCGGTGCTGGTCATCGTGCTCATCGTCTCCGCCGTCGTCGGCAAGACCAAGCCCTCGATCATCGAGCATTGGAATGTTCTTCTGCCAGCCGTTTTCGCCCTCCATGCCTTCGGCTTCGGCCTCGGCTACCTCTGGGCGCGGCTCTTCGGATTCCCTGAAAAGGAATGCCGCACCGTATGCATCGAGGTCGGCATGCAGAACTCCGGCCTCGGCTCCAGCCTCGCAAACACCCATTTCACCATGCTGGCCGCCGCGCCCTGCGCGATTTCCGCCTTTTTCCACTGCATCATAGGCAGCATACTCGCGAGCTGGTGGGGCAGAAGGCAGGCACCCCCCGATCCCTGA
- a CDS encoding sulfatase codes for MKALRYHFLLACLLSTAFAATPPNIVFILADDLGITDVNAYARHFTGAENSNLFYETPNIDRLVADGIAFSQAYSNQLCTPTRAAILSGRIASTLGVTTATPPTRTWFNQGLPVPEGGHPHDAFAHKDQIKIPQAWINGHSNTALDPTLDTLPKVLKNHHSAFLGKWHLGGHGAAAVQPAAHGFTEIAYADMGGSTYFDWAKVWDERKSPFPKMPGKYRIGKAGAPTDRSYLTDDLSLRACDFIRSRAGNKEPFLLYYCPFAVHTPIVAPEETVAHFKAKPQLGHLGHGNATYAAMLKHLDDSIGEVRKTLEETGIAENTLIVFTSDNGGVEYTAPAATDNQPFTGGKACLYEGGIRVPSIWYLPGRFEGGKWCDQVADCTDFLPTLAAITGNTAPDGIDGRNILPLLEDPAAKAAPRTLFWHYPFNVIVIDPKHGTPLAPHSAIREGDMKLIWNWHGKLSLYDIAADPFETKDLATGKADLTKQLHGKLKAWLRENVGDLYWPQPAPGYDPKAPGTAFPFADLR; via the coding sequence ATGAAAGCCCTCCGATACCATTTCCTTCTCGCTTGCCTGCTTTCGACGGCCTTTGCCGCGACTCCGCCGAACATCGTCTTCATCCTCGCCGATGACCTCGGCATCACCGATGTGAACGCCTACGCCCGTCACTTCACCGGCGCGGAAAACAGCAACCTCTTTTACGAGACCCCGAACATCGACCGCCTCGTCGCGGACGGGATCGCCTTTTCCCAGGCCTACTCGAACCAGCTTTGCACGCCCACACGGGCGGCGATCCTCAGCGGGCGGATCGCCTCGACCCTTGGGGTGACCACCGCCACGCCGCCCACCAGGACATGGTTCAACCAAGGCCTGCCGGTGCCGGAAGGCGGGCACCCGCACGACGCCTTCGCACACAAGGACCAGATCAAGATCCCGCAGGCATGGATCAACGGCCACTCGAACACCGCCCTCGACCCAACCCTGGACACGCTGCCGAAGGTGCTGAAAAACCACCATTCCGCCTTCCTCGGGAAATGGCATCTGGGCGGCCACGGTGCAGCGGCTGTGCAACCCGCCGCCCACGGTTTCACCGAGATCGCCTACGCGGACATGGGCGGCTCTACCTATTTCGACTGGGCGAAAGTCTGGGACGAGCGCAAATCGCCCTTTCCCAAAATGCCCGGGAAATACCGGATCGGCAAGGCGGGTGCGCCCACCGACCGCAGCTACCTGACCGATGACCTATCCCTGCGCGCCTGCGATTTCATCCGCTCCCGCGCCGGGAACAAGGAGCCCTTCCTGCTCTACTACTGCCCCTTCGCCGTCCACACGCCCATCGTGGCGCCGGAGGAAACCGTCGCCCATTTCAAGGCCAAGCCGCAGCTCGGCCACCTCGGGCACGGCAACGCCACCTACGCCGCGATGCTCAAACACCTCGACGACTCCATCGGCGAAGTCCGCAAGACCCTTGAGGAAACCGGCATCGCGGAAAACACCCTGATCGTTTTCACATCCGACAATGGCGGTGTCGAATACACCGCTCCCGCCGCCACCGACAACCAGCCCTTCACCGGCGGCAAGGCCTGCCTCTACGAGGGCGGCATCCGGGTGCCGAGCATTTGGTATCTGCCCGGCCGCTTCGAGGGAGGGAAATGGTGCGACCAGGTGGCCGATTGCACCGACTTCCTGCCCACCCTTGCGGCGATCACCGGAAACACCGCTCCGGATGGCATCGATGGGAGAAACATCCTCCCGCTGCTGGAAGATCCCGCCGCAAAAGCCGCGCCGCGCACGCTCTTCTGGCACTACCCGTTCAATGTGATTGTCATCGATCCCAAGCACGGCACGCCGCTCGCCCCGCACTCCGCGATCCGCGAGGGCGATATGAAACTCATCTGGAACTGGCATGGGAAACTCAGCCTCTACGACATCGCCGCAGACCCCTTCGAGACCAAGGATCTCGCCACCGGAAAGGCGGATCTAACCAAGCAGCTCCATGGCAAGCTCAAGGCATGGCTCAGGGAAAACGTCGGCGACCTCTACTGGCCGCAACCCGCTCCAGGCTACGATCCGAAGGCACCCGGCACGGCGTTCCCCTTCGCGGATCTGAGGTGA
- a CDS encoding NAD(P)/FAD-dependent oxidoreductase, producing the protein MTNKTGTTQPPGQTAPRKVLIIGGGFAGLECARRLANDERFEVTLLDRTNHHLFQPLLYQVATASLAAPDIARSIRQILHNAKNVTVLMDEVTAISPADKTVTGKSGELHRFDYLVLAAGAKTGFFGNNHWEENSLGLKTLADAQDIRRKILSNLERAELTKDYAERERLMTIAIVGGGPTGVELAGACADLIHRSLKSNFRRIDTSKLRVILIENSPKILEHYDPWQSDYAKARLQKLGVEVRNETRVTDVQKGKLILNNGSPIEAEAIVWAAGIAANPLTKDLGVETDRSGRVTPNLDLSIPGHPDIFVAGDLTNMRDKDDRFVPGVAPAATQMGAHIALLLKEELRLERTRFAEKKHGLRPLFRYTDKGMMAIIGKNAAVMKSGKIAMNGFIAWIAWLLVHILFLIGFRNKLSVLLGWAYAYIHNNPEARIIVHPPQPS; encoded by the coding sequence ATGACAAACAAAACCGGCACGACACAGCCGCCTGGACAGACGGCACCCCGCAAGGTGCTCATCATCGGGGGCGGCTTCGCGGGGCTTGAATGCGCGCGCAGGCTCGCCAACGACGAGCGCTTCGAGGTCACCCTGCTCGACCGGACCAACCATCACCTTTTCCAGCCCCTCCTTTACCAGGTCGCAACCGCCTCGCTGGCCGCGCCGGACATCGCCCGCTCGATCCGCCAGATCCTCCACAACGCGAAGAACGTGACCGTCCTGATGGACGAGGTGACAGCCATCTCCCCTGCGGACAAAACCGTCACCGGAAAATCAGGGGAGCTGCATCGCTTCGATTACCTCGTTCTCGCCGCCGGCGCGAAAACAGGGTTTTTCGGGAACAACCACTGGGAGGAAAACTCGCTTGGCCTCAAAACCCTCGCCGACGCACAGGACATCCGGCGCAAGATCCTCTCCAACCTCGAGCGCGCGGAACTCACCAAGGACTACGCCGAGCGCGAGCGGCTGATGACGATAGCCATCGTCGGCGGCGGCCCGACCGGGGTGGAGCTGGCTGGGGCTTGTGCGGATCTGATCCACCGCTCGCTGAAATCGAACTTCCGGCGCATCGACACCAGCAAGCTGCGCGTGATCCTCATCGAGAACTCGCCCAAAATCCTGGAGCATTACGATCCGTGGCAATCCGACTATGCGAAAGCCCGCTTGCAGAAACTTGGCGTCGAGGTGCGCAACGAGACCCGCGTCACCGACGTGCAGAAAGGCAAGCTGATCCTCAACAACGGCAGCCCCATCGAGGCCGAGGCCATCGTCTGGGCGGCGGGGATCGCCGCGAACCCGCTGACCAAGGATCTCGGCGTGGAGACCGACCGGTCCGGCCGCGTGACCCCAAACCTCGATCTCTCCATTCCCGGACATCCGGACATCTTCGTGGCCGGGGATCTGACCAACATGCGCGACAAGGACGATAGATTCGTCCCGGGTGTCGCGCCCGCCGCCACGCAGATGGGTGCGCACATCGCGCTATTGCTCAAGGAGGAGCTGCGGCTTGAGAGAACGAGGTTCGCGGAAAAAAAGCACGGCTTGCGCCCGCTTTTCCGCTACACCGACAAGGGGATGATGGCCATCATCGGGAAAAACGCGGCGGTGATGAAAAGCGGCAAGATCGCCATGAACGGCTTCATCGCATGGATCGCCTGGCTGCTCGTCCATATCCTTTTCCTCATCGGCTTCCGCAACAAGCTTTCCGTGCTGCTCGGCTGGGCCTACGCCTACATCCACAACAACCCGGAGGCGCGCATCATCGTCCATCCACCGCAGCCAAGCTGA